One genomic segment of Amycolatopsis sp. WQ 127309 includes these proteins:
- the glpR gene encoding gephyrin-like molybdotransferase receptor GlpR: protein MPSSVIIVALAAAWLVVLVPMVARRRQQVARTADSALAARVVRSGGGRNEDREEFAMSDSPVKSNPVKSRPSVEDDLAELEAELELDDDLDEEEPEPLPQPGRAERRAERERERAGYRPGRGGFDPEAAEMAARAKYSFRQRVVVILLVVAVITAGVAGFLFPLVWWGHAVADVVLVGYLVYLRRQVRIEEEIRQRRLARYNGTRAPRRPSEPGPRPSVSASVDDVEPEDEVDDVAAVEVVEPARREIVERRPSPTSRIRRSAVVVDLDDEDPAFEELDEPGTGPYRRAVGE from the coding sequence ATGCCCAGCTCCGTGATCATCGTCGCGCTCGCCGCGGCATGGCTCGTCGTACTCGTGCCCATGGTCGCGCGCCGGCGGCAGCAGGTCGCGAGGACCGCTGACTCCGCGTTGGCGGCCAGGGTCGTGCGCAGTGGTGGTGGACGCAACGAAGACCGGGAGGAATTCGCCATGTCCGACAGTCCCGTCAAGTCCAATCCGGTGAAGTCCCGGCCCTCGGTCGAGGACGACCTCGCGGAGCTGGAGGCGGAGCTCGAACTCGACGACGACCTCGACGAGGAAGAGCCCGAGCCGCTCCCACAGCCGGGCCGTGCCGAGCGGCGGGCCGAACGCGAGCGCGAACGGGCCGGCTACCGGCCGGGCCGCGGCGGCTTCGACCCCGAGGCGGCGGAGATGGCCGCCCGCGCGAAGTACAGCTTCCGGCAGCGCGTCGTCGTCATCCTGCTCGTCGTCGCGGTGATCACCGCCGGCGTCGCGGGTTTCCTGTTCCCGCTCGTCTGGTGGGGCCACGCGGTCGCCGACGTCGTGCTGGTCGGGTACCTCGTCTACCTGCGCCGCCAGGTGCGCATCGAGGAGGAGATCCGCCAGCGCCGCCTCGCGCGCTACAACGGCACGCGCGCCCCACGACGCCCGTCGGAGCCCGGACCCCGGCCGTCGGTTTCGGCTTCCGTTGACGACGTCGAGCCGGAGGACGAGGTCGACGACGTCGCCGCCGTGGAGGTCGTCGAGCCGGCCCGCCGCGAGATCGTGGAACGCCGCCCGTCGCCGACATCCCGCATCCGCCGCAGCGCGGTCGTCGTCGACCTGGACGACGAAGACCCGGCGTTCGAGGAGCTCGACGAGCCCGGGACCGGGCCTTACCGCCGGGCCGTCGGAGAGTGA
- a CDS encoding GNAT family N-acetyltransferase, with the protein MNSVSGVSYPVESRHPGWPSRLGPLRVPAGEVAIRPVRLRDASEWSRIRLRDRAHLEMWEPTGVGPWPERNAFWSWPSQWAALRSLARRGQCLPFTITLDGRLAGQITVGNVVRASLRSAWIGYWVSSEIVRGGVATAAVALVTDHAFAASGLHRLEATVRPENAASLRVLTKAGYRQEGLFERYLDVAGAWRDHYCFAVTREETGAGLVSRLVAAGRADYA; encoded by the coding sequence ATGAACTCCGTGTCGGGCGTCTCCTACCCGGTCGAGAGCCGGCACCCGGGCTGGCCGTCGCGGCTCGGCCCGCTGCGGGTGCCCGCGGGGGAGGTCGCGATCCGGCCGGTCCGGCTGCGCGACGCCAGCGAGTGGAGCCGGATCCGGCTCCGGGACCGGGCGCACCTCGAGATGTGGGAGCCGACCGGCGTCGGGCCGTGGCCCGAACGCAACGCTTTCTGGTCGTGGCCGTCGCAGTGGGCGGCGTTGCGGTCGCTCGCACGGCGTGGTCAGTGCCTGCCGTTCACGATCACCCTCGACGGTCGGCTGGCCGGTCAGATCACCGTTGGTAACGTCGTCCGGGCGTCGCTGCGGTCCGCGTGGATCGGCTACTGGGTCTCGTCCGAAATCGTCCGCGGCGGGGTCGCGACAGCCGCCGTCGCGCTGGTCACCGACCACGCCTTCGCCGCGTCCGGGCTGCACCGGCTGGAGGCCACCGTGCGCCCCGAGAACGCCGCCAGCCTGCGGGTTCTCACCAAAGCGGGGTACCGGCAGGAGGGGCTGTTCGAGCGCTACCTCGACGTCGCCGGCGCTTGGCGGGACCACTACTGCTTCGCCGTCACGCGCGAGGAGACCGGCGCCGGGCTGGTGTCGCGGCTGGTCGCGGCGGGGCGCGCCGACTACGCCTGA